A single region of the Gossypium arboreum isolate Shixiya-1 chromosome 12, ASM2569848v2, whole genome shotgun sequence genome encodes:
- the LOC128285402 gene encoding uncharacterized protein LOC128285402 produces MVYLSMKTQGVTEDQIKLRAFPFSLVDSTREWLFYLPPGSVTTWADLSYLFLNRFFPASRVVELRREIVGIRKKDAKSLYDYWERFKKLCASCPQHGITEQSLLQYFYVGLKPMKMNMVDAASRGALVNMTPQQARDLISTMAANSHQFRANPEPPKRVHQLSNSTLEDTVDRIANILNSLVVEKAKTVRLCGICATPEHTTNVCPSLNDDTMAHLDAVGNFPGPPQRRYHPYANTYNLVWRDHPNLSYGSNPRAIPESSSTTATRFR; encoded by the coding sequence ATGGTTTACCTTAGTATGAAAActcagggggtaactgaggaCCAAATTAAACTGCgtgctttccctttttccttagtagaTTCTACTAgagaatggttattttatttacctcctggatcTGTAACGACTTGGGCTGATCTGTCTTATTTATTTCTCAACAGGTTTTTTCCAGCATCACGTGTAGtcgagttaagaagagaaatcgtgggAATAAGGAAAAAAGACGCAAAGTCTCTGTACGACTATTGGGaacgatttaagaagttgtgtgcaagttgcccacaacacggtataacAGAACAATCTTTACTCCAGTACTTTTATGTAGGCCTGAAACCCATgaagatgaatatggtagatgccgCCAGCAGAGGAGcattggtcaacatgactccacaacaagcaagagacttgaTCTCCACTATGGCTGCAAACTCCCACCAATTtcgagccaatcctgaaccccctaAAAGGGTTCATCAACTAAGTAATTCAACCTTAGAAGATACAGTTGATAGAATTGCTAATATTTTGAATTCTCTTGTTGTAGAAAAAGCAAAGACAGTCCGGTTATGTGGAATATGTGCTACCCCTGAACATACAACTAATGTATGTCCCAGTTTGaatgatgatactatggctcatttagatgctgtgggaaattttCCTGGGCCACCACAAAGGCGATACCACCCTTACGCTAATACCTACAACCTAGTATGGAGGGATCACCCTAACTTAAGTTATGGATCCAACCCACGAGCCATACCAGAATCGAGTTCCACAACAGCCACgagattcaggtaa